CGAAAAGGTGATGATCCTGAAAAGGCATTAACTAAACTAAAAGTCCTTGTAGAACAAGGATTACTATGTAGTGAAGGATTTGATTCTTTAAGAAGAGCCGTTATTTAATCTAAAAAGGCTATAGTATGCTATAGCCTTTTTAGATGATGATTAGAGGATCTTAGACCTTATTATTTGTTATTTGTGAATTTTTGTTGAGCTTGGGCTATTTCTTGAGGTTGTGCAGGTTTTGCTTGATACATATTTCTCTGTTCCATTACATTATATATCGTATTTTGCAATGTATGGCATTCATTTAAACAGCTTAATAAATCTTGGCGAAGTTGTTGATTATTTACTTCGTTAAGGGCTGTGTTGTAAAGACCAGTTAAAGATTTTTCGCAACTTAAGCAATCATGGAGAATATCTTTTGCTGTGATGTTAGGATAATTAGCCAATTAAATAACCTCCTTCAGTGAGTTATTGTAAATTTTGATTAGGATTAAGGTGTTTTAATAATTTGTTGTAATGTTGCTGATGTTTATTGGCTAAGTTTTGACATTCTTCTCTAACTTGTGGATCATTAGTTTGTTCAGCGTAAAAACGTAATTTCGCCATAGCTAACTGTTCTGCAGATAAGGCGTCTTCTAAATACAATAATTCTTTTTGAGTTAGCATTTTACGACCTCCTATTTAAAATTTATTTTCAAACTTAATTTCCCCAGCAAATTAAATTGTTATACTGGCAAAAAATAGGGTAAAGGATGATGAAATTTGGCAATAAATAAACTAAATAACAAAAAAATAATGGAAATACTAAAGGAGTTGAAAAAAGAATTTTTAAAAAATTATGATTTAATTTGGTTGCTTGAACAAAGTTTAGGTCCAGGTAATTGGGATGTTTATAGTGGAGAAAAAGGTTTTTTAATTAAGAGAAATAATATTTGTTGGATAAATCCTTTAACTGGTGGGGAACTAGAAGAATTTTATAAATTCATAACAAAAGATCTTCCCCTCCATGTCCATTGTTACCAAAACTGGATCTGTCAATATATTGAAGAAAAGCATTATAGACTATCTAAAGGAGAAAATATTTATTTATATTGTCATCGAGAGAACTTTAAAGGAAGGAAAAAGGTTATTTCTACACAAATCACCTATGAAGATGTTCAAAAAAGCAAAGAAAAGTGGTATAGCCCAGAAGTATTAGATTTTCTAAAACAAAATCAAAGGGTTTATGGTATAATAAATAGTGATAATTTACTTATAGGTTGGTGTTATATAGATAGCTTAACTAAAGGAGTTGCAGAGATATATAGGGTAGAAGTACATCCAATGAACAGGAGAAGGGGCTATGCCATCGATATTCTAAGTAGTGCAATTGAAGACATTTTTAATAAAGAAAATTATGTAGTAGCTAATATAGATTCCAATAATATAGAAGGAATAAATTTGTTACAAAAACTTGGCTTTAAAGAAATTCAACGGGAATACCGTTATTTCCTCAAATAATAAAAAAGCAAGATTCATTGAAAAATCTTGCTTTTTTATTTTAAATCGCTATATTTAGTAATAATCCCTTTATATAGTTAATTTTATCTAAGATAAATAAATTATCTTTTTCTTCATTCAATAGGTTTTGGGTAATTTCCTCTAATTGTTCATCTATTTTTTCAATAACTATGTATTGTTTATGGGGATTAAAGTAATCGCCATTTAATATTTTTAAATTATACATTTCTTCAGTTGCTTTTTTGATAAAAGCAGAAATTAAACTGCGATATTTTTTTAAGTCCTTTAATGTCATGGTTTTTGTTAAAACTTGACCTTGTTTATCAATATCTACCAACAATTGATCTAATTCTTTTTTTAAATGGGATATTTTAAATTGTAATTCAAAGGGAGAATGTTTTTGTTCAACATCTGTTATTCGTTGGAATTTAATGTTATCTATTAATTTAGAATTAGAAGGGGAAGTTTTTGAATTTACAATCCTGGCCATAAAATCACCTCAGTTAAAATTATAACATATAATAGAATTTTGCCTAGAAGGATAATACTAAAATACTAAATAGAATTTTAATTTATAATAAAATTTTTAAAATGTACAAAAAATAGAAGGAAAACCTGTGTTTTTATAGAAATAATAATTAGAGTTACGAAATTTATATAAAGGGGGTCACAAAATGTTAGATAAAGGATTAGTACAAGAGGTACTTAATGAAGCATTAAAAACAGGGGGAGATTTTGCGGAAATATTCGTTGAAGATACCCAATCAACATCAATTTTACTATTAGGAGGTGTTGTTGAAGAAAGCAATTCTGGAAGGGACTACGGAGTGGGAATTAGGATCTATTATGGTTTAAATTCAGTATATGCATATACCAACGATAGTTCTAAAGAGAACCTCCTTAGAGTAGCTAAAACAGCTGCTGCGGCAATTAAAGGCACAAAGGGAGATTTAACAATTAACCTAACTACCAGTACTATAGAAAATACCCATTTTATCAAAAAGCTCCCTAACACTATTTCTAAAAAGGAAAAAGTTGATGTCATGAAAAGGGCATACTCTGTTGCTAAAAATTACAGTCCAGAAATTACCCAGGTTATTGTTCGCTATTTAGATGTAGATCAAAAGGTCCTAATTGCTAATTCAGAAGGTTTGTTTGTAGAAGATAGAAGGGTAAGGACCCGTTTGCCCATCGAAGCTATTGCTTCTAAGGGGTCGGAAAAACAATCGGGGTTTTATGGACCAGGGGCCCAAAAGGGATTTGAGTTTTTTGAGGAAATAGATTTAGATTATTATGCAAAAGAAGCTGCTAGAATAGCGGTAACAATGATTAATGCAGAACATTGTCCCAGTGGGAAAATGCCTGTAATTATAGATAATGAATTCGGTGGTGTTATTTTCCATGAAGCCTGTGGTCACGGATTAGAAGCTACTTCTGTTGCCAAAAAGACTTCCGTTTTTGCCGATAAACTGGGGGAATTAGTGGCCTCAGAATTAGTTACTGCCATTGATGATGGAACTATCCCAAATGCTTGGGGATCTTCCAATATCGATGATGAAGGGATGAAAACCCAGAAAAATATATTAATTGAAAATGGAATTTTAAAAGGTTACATGATTGATAGATTGAATAGTCGCCGTATGGGTATGGCTCCAACGGGAAATGGCAGAAGACAAAGTTATAAATTTGCTCCTACTTCCAGGATGACTAATACATATATTGCACCGGGTAAATCAACCCCTGAAGAAATTATTAGTAATACCGAATATGGACTTTACGCTAAATACATGGGTGGGGGTTCTGTAAACCCTGCAACCGGTGAATTTAACTTTGCAGTAAATGAAGGTTATATCATTAAAAATGGGAAAATTCATAAACCAGTTCGCAGTGCTACATTAATAGGTAGAGGGATCGAAGTATTAAAGAAGATAGATATGGTTGGCAACAACTTAGGGTTAGGTCAAGGAATGTGTGGTTCTGTAAGTGGATCAATACCTGCTAATGTGGGACAGCCAATGATCAGGGTCTCAGAAATGACCGTTGGTGGTAGAAAGGGGGAGTAATTTGTGAATATACAAAATTTTAAAGATAAATTATTTGCTAAAGGTAAAGAATATGGTTTTACAGATATGGAAATTTATTTTACTAGAAATAATAACTTTAGTGTAAAAATTTTTAAAGGAGAAGTAGATGATTATTCTGTGGCTGATGAATCTGGCCTAGCCTTTAGGGGTTTATACAATGGTAAAATGGGCTATTCTTTCACAGAAAAAATTGATGAAAGTTCTATCGATATCTTGGTTGAAGAAGCAAAGGGAAATGCTATGATAATCGAAGATGAAGATGAAATGGAAATTTTCTCTGGATCACCACAGTACAGTGATTACGACGGATACAACAGGGAATTAGAAAACTTCACAGCGGAAAGGAAGATCCAGTTCGCTAAACAGTTAGAAGAAGCTGCTTTTGCCCAGGATAAAAGGGTGGTGGCTGTAAATTATTGTTTAATGGCTTCCGGTGAAGGGGAAAAAATTATCAGTAATACTAAAGGTTTAGAAAAGATGGCAAAGGATAATTTGGCTTATACATATCTTTCTGTAGTCGTTAAAGAGGGAGAAAACATCAAAACTGGAGCTAAGTTTTTAGGTTCAGCCAATCCCCAAGATTTCAATGCTGAAGAGATTGCTCAAAAGGCAGTTAAAGAAGCTTTATCAATGTTAGGAGCAGAAACAGTAAAATCAAAGACATATCCAGTTATTTTTAGAAATGATATGGCTAACAGCTTGTTGGCGACATTTAGTTCAATTTTTTCAGCAGAAAATGTACAAAAGGATTTATCCCTTTTAAAAGGTAAATTGGGAGAAACAATTGCTAGTGAAAAAGTGACGTTAATTGATGATCCTTTAATGAAAAATGGTTTTGCTTCTACACCCTTTGATGCCGAAGGAGTAGCAACATATACCAAAGAAATAATCAGTGGAGGTAGATTAACTACTTTCCTTCATAATTTAAAGACTGCTAAAAAAGATGGAGTTAAATCAACAGGTAATGCTTATAAACCATCCTTTAAAGGTGCTGTGGGGATTGCTCCAACTAATATGTACATTAAACCTGGAAGTAAAACATTGGAAGAGTTAGTTACCACTATCGACGAAGGATTAGTTATTACCGATGTACAAGGATTACATTCTGGGACTAACACCGTAAGTGGAGATTTTTCATTAGCTGCCCAAGGTTTCCTAATCGAAAAAGGTAAAATTGTAAGACCTGTAGACCAGATAACTATAGCAGGAAACTTTTACGAAGTATTAAAGGATATTGAAGAAGTAGG
This sequence is a window from Anaerobranca californiensis DSM 14826. Protein-coding genes within it:
- a CDS encoding spore coat protein, whose amino-acid sequence is MANYPNITAKDILHDCLSCEKSLTGLYNTALNEVNNQQLRQDLLSCLNECHTLQNTIYNVMEQRNMYQAKPAQPQEIAQAQQKFTNNK
- a CDS encoding GNAT family N-acetyltransferase produces the protein MAINKLNNKKIMEILKELKKEFLKNYDLIWLLEQSLGPGNWDVYSGEKGFLIKRNNICWINPLTGGELEEFYKFITKDLPLHVHCYQNWICQYIEEKHYRLSKGENIYLYCHRENFKGRKKVISTQITYEDVQKSKEKWYSPEVLDFLKQNQRVYGIINSDNLLIGWCYIDSLTKGVAEIYRVEVHPMNRRRGYAIDILSSAIEDIFNKENYVVANIDSNNIEGINLLQKLGFKEIQREYRYFLK
- a CDS encoding YaaR family protein, yielding MARIVNSKTSPSNSKLIDNIKFQRITDVEQKHSPFELQFKISHLKKELDQLLVDIDKQGQVLTKTMTLKDLKKYRSLISAFIKKATEEMYNLKILNGDYFNPHKQYIVIEKIDEQLEEITQNLLNEEKDNLFILDKINYIKGLLLNIAI
- a CDS encoding TldD/PmbA family protein, producing MLDKGLVQEVLNEALKTGGDFAEIFVEDTQSTSILLLGGVVEESNSGRDYGVGIRIYYGLNSVYAYTNDSSKENLLRVAKTAAAAIKGTKGDLTINLTTSTIENTHFIKKLPNTISKKEKVDVMKRAYSVAKNYSPEITQVIVRYLDVDQKVLIANSEGLFVEDRRVRTRLPIEAIASKGSEKQSGFYGPGAQKGFEFFEEIDLDYYAKEAARIAVTMINAEHCPSGKMPVIIDNEFGGVIFHEACGHGLEATSVAKKTSVFADKLGELVASELVTAIDDGTIPNAWGSSNIDDEGMKTQKNILIENGILKGYMIDRLNSRRMGMAPTGNGRRQSYKFAPTSRMTNTYIAPGKSTPEEIISNTEYGLYAKYMGGGSVNPATGEFNFAVNEGYIIKNGKIHKPVRSATLIGRGIEVLKKIDMVGNNLGLGQGMCGSVSGSIPANVGQPMIRVSEMTVGGRKGE
- a CDS encoding TldD/PmbA family protein, translated to MNIQNFKDKLFAKGKEYGFTDMEIYFTRNNNFSVKIFKGEVDDYSVADESGLAFRGLYNGKMGYSFTEKIDESSIDILVEEAKGNAMIIEDEDEMEIFSGSPQYSDYDGYNRELENFTAERKIQFAKQLEEAAFAQDKRVVAVNYCLMASGEGEKIISNTKGLEKMAKDNLAYTYLSVVVKEGENIKTGAKFLGSANPQDFNAEEIAQKAVKEALSMLGAETVKSKTYPVIFRNDMANSLLATFSSIFSAENVQKDLSLLKGKLGETIASEKVTLIDDPLMKNGFASTPFDAEGVATYTKEIISGGRLTTFLHNLKTAKKDGVKSTGNAYKPSFKGAVGIAPTNMYIKPGSKTLEELVTTIDEGLVITDVQGLHSGTNTVSGDFSLAAQGFLIEKGKIVRPVDQITIAGNFYEVLKDIEEVGNDLEFGLPSRGYFGSPSLKIKKIAVSGK